A genomic window from Martelella lutilitoris includes:
- the thiM gene encoding hydroxyethylthiazole kinase encodes MTDADILLSEMREKAPLVHCITNHVAMNIAANVLLAAGASPAMVLAEEEAGEFAGLADALTINIGTLTSARLASMKAAIAGARDGGKPWVFDPVAHFATDYRRKAARAILDLGPAVLRGNASEILAFSGAAAHGKGVDAGDGVLAAEETARRLAAEGNMVVAVTGETDFVTDGRRAARVAGGSPLMPKVTALGCALTCLVGAFVGTRPADPFSATIAAFALYAVAGGKAHGMAQGPGTFAVQFLDALAATGPAELKAGARVTLL; translated from the coding sequence ATGACGGACGCCGACATTCTGCTGAGCGAAATGCGCGAGAAAGCGCCGCTGGTGCACTGCATCACCAATCATGTGGCGATGAACATCGCCGCCAATGTCCTGCTTGCGGCCGGCGCATCGCCAGCGATGGTTCTGGCAGAGGAAGAGGCGGGCGAATTTGCCGGGCTCGCCGACGCGCTGACGATCAATATCGGCACGCTGACCTCCGCTCGACTGGCCTCCATGAAGGCGGCCATTGCCGGCGCAAGAGACGGCGGAAAGCCCTGGGTGTTCGACCCCGTCGCCCATTTCGCAACCGACTATCGCAGAAAGGCCGCGCGCGCGATCCTCGATCTCGGCCCGGCCGTCCTGCGCGGCAATGCCTCGGAAATCCTCGCCTTCTCCGGCGCGGCGGCACACGGCAAGGGCGTTGATGCCGGCGACGGCGTTCTTGCGGCGGAGGAGACCGCGCGCCGTCTTGCCGCCGAGGGCAATATGGTGGTTGCCGTCACCGGCGAGACCGATTTCGTCACCGACGGCCGCCGCGCCGCGCGGGTTGCGGGCGGCTCTCCCCTGATGCCGAAGGTCACCGCGCTCGGCTGCGCGCTCACCTGCCTTGTCGGGGCCTTTGTCGGCACGCGCCCGGCCGATCCCTTTTCCGCAACGATCGCCGCCTTCGCGCTCTATGCGGTCGCCGGCGGCAAGGCCCACGGAATGGCGCAAGGCCCCGGCACCTTCGCCGTGCAGTTTCTCGACGCCCTCGCCGCAACGGGCCCGGCGGAACTGAAGGCCGGGGCCAGGGTTACACTCCTGTGA
- the thiD gene encoding bifunctional hydroxymethylpyrimidine kinase/phosphomethylpyrimidine kinase — MIANILSIAGSDPSGGAGIQADLKTFSARGTYGMAAMTALTAQNTQGVTGVHEVPSAFVAEQIAAIFDDISVSAIKIGMIANANIAITIADSLRHHVEVPVVLDPVMVAKGGHRLLPEDAVEALKEHLLPLAAVLTPNLPEAAALLDEDVATNREAMIAQGNTLRGLGAQAVLMKGGHLEGEDCPDLLMTAEGHRWLEGTRIDTENTHGTGCTLSSAIAAEIGKGTALAEAVVIAKDYVAGAIAASDRLSVGSGHGPTHHFHALWP, encoded by the coding sequence ATGATTGCGAATATTCTTTCGATCGCCGGCTCCGATCCCTCGGGCGGCGCCGGCATCCAGGCCGATCTCAAGACGTTTTCGGCGCGGGGGACCTACGGCATGGCGGCGATGACGGCGCTGACGGCGCAGAATACGCAGGGCGTGACCGGCGTGCACGAGGTGCCGTCCGCCTTCGTCGCCGAGCAGATCGCGGCGATCTTTGACGACATCTCCGTCAGCGCCATCAAGATCGGCATGATCGCCAACGCCAATATCGCCATCACCATTGCCGACAGCCTGCGCCACCACGTCGAGGTGCCGGTCGTGCTCGACCCGGTGATGGTGGCCAAGGGCGGACACCGGCTTCTGCCGGAGGACGCGGTGGAGGCGCTGAAGGAGCATCTCCTGCCGCTGGCCGCCGTCCTGACGCCGAACCTGCCGGAGGCCGCGGCCCTGCTTGACGAAGACGTCGCGACCAATCGTGAAGCGATGATCGCCCAGGGCAATACGCTGCGCGGGCTCGGCGCCCAGGCCGTTCTGATGAAGGGCGGCCATCTGGAGGGCGAGGATTGCCCCGACCTGCTGATGACCGCCGAAGGCCATCGATGGCTGGAAGGCACACGGATCGACACGGAAAACACCCACGGAACGGGCTGCACGCTGTCGAGCGCCATTGCCGCCGAAATCGGCAAGGGAACCGCGCTTGCCGAGGCCGTCGTCATCGCCAAGGACTATGTCGCCGGCGCGATCGCGGCATCGGATAGGTTGTCGGTCGGCTCCGGCCACGGCCCCACCCATCACTTCCATGCCCTTTGGCCGTGA
- a CDS encoding c-type cytochrome, translating to MKKNYLIAGAVALCLGAGSVMAQDAPQMLRQDDMKAIGQAMGQLGAIAKGQKDYDPVVVEGALSSIADHAKDFPTHFPADSKTGNDTEASPAIWENMDDFTARADKLAADATALLADLPADQAAVGKAMQTLGANCGSCHEIYRVKN from the coding sequence ATGAAGAAAAACTATCTGATCGCCGGCGCCGTGGCGCTCTGTCTGGGCGCGGGTTCGGTTATGGCACAGGACGCCCCGCAAATGCTCCGCCAGGATGACATGAAGGCCATCGGCCAGGCCATGGGCCAGCTCGGCGCCATCGCCAAGGGCCAGAAGGATTACGATCCAGTCGTCGTGGAAGGCGCGCTGTCATCGATCGCCGACCATGCCAAGGACTTCCCGACGCATTTCCCGGCCGATTCCAAGACCGGGAACGACACGGAAGCAAGCCCGGCGATCTGGGAGAACATGGACGACTTCACCGCCCGCGCCGACAAGCTCGCCGCCGATGCAACCGCGCTTCTTGCCGACCTTCCCGCCGATCAGGCCGCCGTCGGCAAGGCAATGCAGACGCTCGGCGCCAATTGCGGCTCTTGTCACGAGATCTATCGAGTCAAGAACTGA
- a CDS encoding c-type cytochrome produces MGAAFIVALTPPRLDPEALRSAAVADTQNGEKIFWASGCAGCHAAPGAEGDQRLVLSGGLPIESDFGTFHAPNISPDEGYGIGDWTFYEFANALKKGIGRHGENLYPALPYTSYVRMTNQDVRDLHGYIMTLPKSSEPSKPHEIAFPFNIRLALSFWKRLYFSDQPRVTLADAAPEVMRGQYLVEGPGHCGECHTPRNALGGLKYSDWLAGGPNPDGEGMIPDITPGSKAIGDWTAGQIADYLETGFTPDYDTVGGSMVEVQQNVSHLTRADLEAIGAYLKAVPAK; encoded by the coding sequence ATGGGCGCGGCGTTCATCGTAGCGCTCACGCCGCCCAGGCTTGACCCCGAAGCGCTCAGAAGCGCCGCGGTCGCCGATACGCAAAACGGTGAGAAGATCTTCTGGGCGAGCGGCTGCGCCGGCTGCCATGCTGCCCCCGGCGCCGAAGGCGACCAGAGGCTGGTACTATCCGGCGGCCTGCCGATCGAGAGCGATTTCGGCACGTTTCACGCGCCGAACATCTCGCCGGACGAAGGCTATGGCATCGGCGACTGGACCTTTTACGAATTCGCCAATGCGCTGAAGAAGGGCATCGGGCGCCATGGCGAGAACCTTTACCCCGCCCTGCCCTACACATCCTATGTGCGCATGACCAACCAGGATGTGCGCGACCTGCACGGCTACATCATGACGCTGCCGAAGAGCAGCGAGCCAAGCAAGCCGCACGAGATTGCCTTCCCGTTCAACATCCGCCTGGCGCTCTCCTTCTGGAAGCGGCTCTATTTCTCAGATCAGCCGCGCGTCACGCTTGCCGACGCCGCTCCGGAGGTCATGCGCGGACAATATCTGGTGGAAGGCCCGGGCCATTGCGGCGAATGCCACACGCCGCGCAATGCGCTTGGCGGCCTGAAATACAGCGACTGGCTTGCCGGCGGGCCCAATCCGGACGGCGAAGGCATGATCCCCGACATCACGCCGGGTTCCAAGGCCATCGGCGACTGGACGGCGGGTCAGATCGCCGACTATCTCGAGACAGGGTTCACGCCCGATTACGATACGGTCGGCGGCTCCATGGTCGAGGTGCAGCAGAATGTCTCGCACCTCACGCGCGCCGACCTCGAGGCGATCGGCGCCTATCTGAAGGCCGTGCCGGCAAAGTGA
- a CDS encoding GNAT family N-acetyltransferase — protein MTEDQDEISLERPALMTIRKAVEIDIPQLLEMIGLLATFHGDVVEASAEGLKRDLFGPAPWVTALVADGGSQLLGYALLTPLYRAQQGMRGMDLHHLFVRDGHRSHGVGQHLIARARDFARAAGCAYLSVSAATGNTKAHQFYQQMEFVARPVTGMRYLQSLA, from the coding sequence ATGACCGAAGACCAAGACGAAATCTCGCTGGAACGACCCGCACTGATGACCATCAGGAAAGCGGTCGAGATCGATATTCCCCAATTGCTCGAAATGATCGGGCTTCTCGCCACCTTTCACGGCGACGTCGTGGAGGCGAGCGCCGAAGGGCTGAAGCGCGACCTGTTCGGGCCGGCGCCCTGGGTAACGGCGCTCGTCGCCGACGGCGGTTCCCAGCTTTTGGGTTATGCGCTTCTGACCCCGCTCTACCGCGCCCAGCAGGGCATGCGCGGCATGGACCTGCACCATCTCTTTGTGCGCGACGGTCATCGCAGCCACGGCGTCGGCCAGCATCTGATTGCCCGCGCGCGCGACTTCGCCAGGGCGGCGGGTTGCGCCTATCTCTCCGTCAGCGCCGCCACGGGCAACACCAAGGCGCATCAGTTCTACCAGCAGATGGAGTTTGTCGCCCGGCCGGTGACGGGCATGCGCTATCTGCAGTCGCTCGCCTGA
- a CDS encoding MerR family transcriptional regulator: MFSIGELSRRTGVKVPTIRYYEQSGLIAPAERSEGNQRRYGREEEGRLAFIRHARDLGISLDAIRELLELSAHPETPCDRADAIARDHLALVREKIARLKRLETELARIAGHCDADAVGECYVIRSLAHHGLCAEEHA; encoded by the coding sequence ATGTTTTCCATCGGTGAGCTTTCCCGACGCACCGGCGTCAAGGTGCCGACCATCCGCTATTACGAGCAGAGCGGGCTGATTGCGCCGGCGGAACGGTCCGAGGGCAATCAGCGCCGCTACGGACGGGAGGAGGAGGGCCGGCTCGCCTTCATCCGTCATGCCCGCGACCTTGGCATCTCGCTTGATGCGATCCGCGAATTGCTGGAGCTGTCGGCCCATCCCGAAACACCGTGTGATCGTGCCGATGCGATTGCCCGCGACCACCTCGCCCTCGTGCGTGAGAAGATCGCGCGGCTGAAACGGCTGGAGACGGAACTGGCGCGGATCGCCGGTCACTGCGACGCCGACGCTGTCGGCGAATGCTATGTCATCCGTTCGCTCGCCCACCACGGCCTGTGCGCGGAGGAGCATGCGTGA
- a CDS encoding cation transporter: MVTGIDNYNGSRTMSACCGQATFDGMSEAYKKRLKIVILLNAAMFIVEMAAGQAARSQALQADALDFLADALTYGVSMAVIGASLRTRSVAAAFKGASLLLMGLFVFGSTVWRFFAAGVPEAPVMGVIGLMALAANLATVLLLVSYKDGDANVRSVWLCSRNDAIGNVAVMIAALGVWGSNTAWPDLAVALVMASLFLTSAFQILAQSWREFRSGEAEAGALAENACREKACCDSRDDSESRPA, from the coding sequence ATGGTGACCGGCATCGACAATTACAACGGGTCGCGGACAATGAGCGCATGCTGCGGACAAGCCACTTTCGACGGCATGTCGGAAGCCTACAAGAAAAGACTGAAGATCGTCATCCTTCTCAACGCGGCGATGTTCATCGTGGAAATGGCGGCGGGCCAGGCGGCGCGGTCGCAGGCCCTCCAGGCAGACGCGCTCGATTTTCTCGCCGACGCGCTGACTTACGGCGTCTCCATGGCGGTGATCGGCGCCTCTTTGAGGACTCGGTCCGTGGCCGCCGCCTTCAAGGGCGCGAGCCTGTTGCTGATGGGTCTCTTTGTGTTCGGGTCGACCGTATGGCGGTTTTTCGCCGCCGGCGTGCCGGAAGCGCCGGTGATGGGCGTGATCGGACTGATGGCGCTTGCCGCCAACCTCGCCACGGTGCTGCTGCTCGTCAGCTACAAGGATGGCGACGCCAATGTCCGCTCCGTCTGGCTGTGCTCGCGCAATGACGCGATCGGCAATGTGGCGGTTATGATCGCAGCGCTCGGCGTCTGGGGCTCGAACACGGCCTGGCCGGACCTTGCCGTCGCCCTCGTCATGGCAAGCCTTTTCCTCACCTCGGCTTTCCAGATCCTGGCCCAGTCATGGCGGGAGTTCCGCTCGGGGGAAGCGGAGGCGGGCGCGCTTGCCGAAAACGCATGCCGCGAAAAAGCCTGCTGCGACAGTCGAGACGATAGCGAAAGCCGGCCCGCCTGA
- a CDS encoding branched-chain amino acid aminotransferase, which yields MAVDTSPSSETWTHVDGEWLPGNPPLIGPTSHAMWLASTVFDGARFFEGMAPDLDEHCKRINRSARALGLEPTHTPEEIEALVWEGLKRFKGAEAVYIKPMYWAEHGLAGLVPPDPASTRFALCLFETPMRSTVPVRLTLSPFRRPSPEVAMTHAKAGSLYPNSGRMMLEARTRGFDNALACDMNGNVAETASANIFLVKDGIPMTPADNGCFLAGITRRRILKLFRENGIAAEERTLTVKDFMEADELFMTGNYNKVVPVTRLDDRDYDLGPMAKKAMALYMDWARANCK from the coding sequence ATGGCAGTCGATACTTCCCCGTCATCGGAAACCTGGACCCATGTGGATGGCGAATGGCTTCCCGGCAATCCGCCGCTGATCGGCCCGACCTCGCATGCGATGTGGCTTGCCTCGACCGTGTTCGACGGGGCGCGCTTCTTCGAGGGCATGGCGCCCGATCTCGACGAGCACTGCAAGCGCATCAACCGCTCGGCGCGGGCGCTCGGCCTTGAGCCGACCCATACGCCGGAAGAAATCGAGGCGCTGGTGTGGGAGGGCCTGAAGCGCTTCAAGGGGGCGGAGGCCGTCTACATCAAGCCGATGTACTGGGCCGAGCACGGCCTTGCCGGCCTCGTGCCGCCCGATCCGGCCTCCACGCGGTTCGCGCTCTGCCTTTTCGAAACGCCGATGCGCTCCACCGTGCCGGTGCGTCTCACGCTGTCGCCCTTCCGCCGGCCTTCGCCGGAAGTGGCGATGACCCATGCCAAGGCCGGCAGCCTCTACCCGAATTCCGGCCGGATGATGCTGGAAGCGCGGACCCGCGGTTTCGACAATGCGCTTGCCTGCGACATGAACGGCAATGTCGCCGAAACGGCCTCCGCCAACATCTTCCTCGTCAAGGACGGAATCCCGATGACGCCGGCCGACAATGGCTGCTTTCTCGCCGGCATCACCCGCCGCCGTATCCTCAAGCTCTTCCGCGAAAACGGCATCGCCGCCGAGGAGCGTACGCTGACGGTGAAGGACTTCATGGAAGCCGACGAGCTGTTCATGACCGGCAATTACAACAAGGTGGTTCCCGTCACCAGGCTTGACGACCGTGACTATGATCTCGGCCCGATGGCGAAGAAGGCGATGGCGCTTTACATGGACTGGGCCCGGGCCAACTGCAAATAG
- a CDS encoding organic hydroperoxide resistance protein, protein MKTLYTTKAISTGGREGTARTEDGAFEVNLALPKEMGGPGGEGANPEQLFAAGYAACFNSALHNVAAKKKVKLPKETTVSATVGVGPRDDGEGFGITAELTISIPGLDRETAENLVHQAHIVCPYSHALRVNYEVPVSLAE, encoded by the coding sequence ATCAAGACGCTTTACACCACCAAGGCCATTTCAACCGGCGGCCGCGAAGGCACGGCCCGCACCGAAGACGGCGCATTCGAAGTCAATCTCGCCCTGCCGAAGGAAATGGGCGGACCGGGCGGCGAAGGAGCCAATCCCGAGCAGCTTTTCGCCGCCGGCTATGCCGCCTGCTTCAACTCCGCGCTTCACAATGTCGCCGCCAAGAAGAAGGTCAAGCTTCCCAAGGAAACGACCGTATCGGCGACCGTCGGCGTCGGCCCGCGCGACGATGGCGAAGGTTTCGGCATTACCGCGGAACTCACCATCTCCATTCCGGGCCTCGATCGCGAGACCGCGGAAAACCTCGTCCATCAGGCCCATATCGTTTGCCCCTACAGCCATGCGCTCCGGGTGAACTACGAGGTTCCGGTTTCTCTCGCCGAATAA
- a CDS encoding MarR family winged helix-turn-helix transcriptional regulator, protein MTHDDARQPRLDDQLCFAVYATEHAFARAYKPLLSKLGLTYPQYLVMMVLWEHRTLSVNAIGARLGLDSGTLSPLLKRLETAGLIARRRAADDERRVEITLTPKGLAMREDAEAVGRSIAQKTGCTAEEARALHARLNALRQHLLESEE, encoded by the coding sequence ATGACCCATGATGACGCCCGCCAGCCCCGGCTTGATGACCAGCTCTGTTTTGCCGTCTATGCCACCGAGCACGCTTTCGCGCGCGCCTACAAGCCGCTCCTGTCGAAGCTCGGCCTGACCTATCCGCAATATCTGGTGATGATGGTCCTTTGGGAACACCGCACGCTGTCGGTCAACGCCATCGGCGCGCGGCTGGGGCTCGACAGCGGCACGCTGTCCCCGCTTCTGAAGCGGCTGGAAACGGCAGGCCTGATCGCCAGGCGCCGGGCGGCCGACGACGAGCGCCGGGTCGAAATCACGCTGACGCCGAAAGGCCTGGCGATGCGCGAAGATGCCGAGGCCGTCGGCCGGTCAATCGCTCAGAAAACGGGCTGCACGGCGGAAGAGGCCCGCGCGCTGCACGCCCGGCTGAACGCGCTGCGGCAGCATCTCCTGGAGAGCGAGGAATAG
- a CDS encoding asparaginase produces the protein MVNPVLVEVTRGALVESRHRGMIAVTDAAGGVVYAAGDIDAAVFPRSACKAIQALPLVESGAADAYGFGNRELALSASSHSGEDAHAALAAEMLAKAGRGVEDLECGAHWSFQQPVLIHQARTRETPDALCNNCSGKHAGFVCACCHQGIDPKGYTGYDHPLQAQIRAAMADVTGAFVGADVCGVDGCNIPTYAVPLKSLARGFARMATGEGLSPIRARAARRIIDAAMAEPYYVAGTGRACTALMEMAPGRIFAKTGAEGVFCAALPEKGLGIALKCEDGTTRAAEAMVAAVLARQLADDAALSERLRQMADPGLKNWNGTEVGRVRAVLP, from the coding sequence ATGGTCAATCCTGTTCTGGTTGAGGTGACGCGCGGCGCGCTCGTCGAAAGCCGTCATCGCGGCATGATCGCGGTCACCGATGCCGCGGGCGGCGTCGTCTATGCCGCCGGCGATATCGACGCGGCGGTGTTTCCCCGCTCGGCCTGCAAGGCGATCCAGGCGCTGCCGCTTGTCGAGAGCGGGGCGGCGGACGCCTATGGTTTCGGCAATCGCGAGCTCGCGCTTTCGGCCTCATCCCATTCGGGCGAAGATGCCCATGCGGCCCTTGCGGCCGAGATGCTCGCCAAAGCGGGACGCGGCGTCGAGGATCTGGAATGCGGGGCGCACTGGTCGTTCCAGCAGCCGGTCCTCATCCACCAGGCCCGTACGCGGGAGACGCCGGATGCGCTTTGCAACAATTGCTCCGGCAAGCATGCCGGCTTCGTCTGCGCCTGCTGCCACCAGGGTATCGATCCGAAAGGCTATACCGGTTACGACCATCCGCTGCAGGCGCAGATCCGCGCAGCGATGGCGGATGTGACCGGCGCCTTCGTCGGCGCGGATGTGTGCGGCGTCGACGGCTGCAATATCCCCACCTATGCGGTGCCGCTGAAATCGCTTGCGCGGGGCTTTGCCCGCATGGCGACGGGCGAGGGGCTTTCGCCCATCCGCGCCCGCGCCGCGCGGCGCATCATCGATGCGGCGATGGCCGAGCCCTATTATGTCGCCGGCACGGGCCGGGCCTGCACGGCGCTGATGGAAATGGCGCCCGGCCGCATCTTTGCCAAGACCGGCGCGGAAGGCGTTTTCTGCGCGGCGCTGCCGGAAAAGGGGCTCGGCATTGCGCTCAAATGCGAGGACGGGACGACACGCGCCGCCGAGGCCATGGTGGCCGCCGTTCTCGCAAGGCAACTCGCCGATGACGCGGCGCTCTCTGAGCGCCTGCGGCAGATGGCCGATCCCGGGCTGAAGAACTGGAACGGCACGGAAGTTGGCAGGGTGCGCGCCGTTCTGCCCTGA
- a CDS encoding NAD(P)H-quinone oxidoreductase: MSSDGSMRYITISGFGGPEVMSVATGPRPKPGPNDVLVKVSAAGVNRPDVAQRQGSYPPPPGASPVLGLEVAGTVVAMGEEVEGVEIGARVCGLANGGGYAEYCLLPAGQVLPVPDGMDDVSAAAIPETFFTVWANLFQMAGLKAGQDVLIHGGSSGIGTTAIQLAKAFGARVFTTAGTAEKCDACVALGATVAINYRERDFVEAVKAATEGRGVDIILDMVGAAYFQRNLSALARDGCLSMIAFLSGSKAEDVNLAPIMVKRLKVTGSTMRPRTDAEKKAVRDDLAEKVWPLVAEGRVKPLIDRVFAFEEAAEAHRRMEAGDHIGKIVLAFD, encoded by the coding sequence ATGTCTTCAGACGGTTCGATGCGCTACATCACGATCAGCGGCTTTGGCGGCCCGGAGGTCATGTCGGTGGCAACGGGACCGCGCCCCAAGCCGGGGCCGAACGATGTTCTCGTCAAGGTGTCGGCCGCCGGCGTCAACCGTCCGGACGTCGCCCAGCGGCAGGGCAGCTATCCGCCGCCGCCCGGCGCAAGTCCCGTCCTGGGGCTGGAAGTGGCCGGCACTGTCGTCGCCATGGGCGAAGAGGTCGAGGGGGTCGAGATCGGCGCGCGCGTTTGCGGGCTCGCCAATGGCGGGGGGTATGCGGAGTATTGCCTGCTTCCGGCCGGCCAGGTCCTGCCGGTTCCCGACGGCATGGATGACGTTTCCGCCGCCGCGATCCCGGAAACCTTCTTCACCGTATGGGCCAATCTCTTCCAGATGGCGGGACTCAAGGCCGGGCAGGATGTTCTCATCCACGGCGGTTCGAGCGGCATCGGAACGACGGCCATCCAGCTTGCGAAAGCGTTTGGCGCGCGCGTGTTCACGACAGCCGGCACGGCGGAGAAATGCGATGCCTGCGTGGCGCTCGGCGCAACGGTCGCGATCAACTATCGCGAACGGGACTTCGTCGAGGCCGTGAAGGCGGCGACGGAGGGACGCGGGGTCGACATCATTCTCGACATGGTCGGCGCCGCCTATTTCCAGCGCAATCTTTCCGCGCTCGCCAGGGATGGCTGCCTGTCGATGATCGCCTTCCTCAGCGGGTCGAAGGCCGAAGACGTCAATCTGGCGCCGATCATGGTCAAGCGGCTGAAGGTCACCGGCTCGACCATGCGTCCGCGCACAGATGCAGAAAAGAAGGCCGTGCGCGACGATCTTGCGGAGAAGGTCTGGCCGCTCGTCGCCGAGGGCCGCGTCAAGCCGCTGATCGACCGCGTCTTCGCCTTCGAGGAAGCGGCAGAAGCGCACCGACGCATGGAGGCGGGCGATCATATCGGCAAGATCGTACTGGCATTCGACTGA
- a CDS encoding HdeD family acid-resistance protein: protein MTTFGEQGPDLDKFRGRWGWVMAFGLLLVLLSLILLGNLVATTVASVVFFGAMLIVAGVVHLLQLFYNRSKGHVAFWVISGLLYVLAGIVLMRNPVLASSLFTIIVGVSLAVAGGFRLYLGMTMRPLKGWGFMIFSGLVLILAAVLIASNFPQNSLWLLGLFVAADFLVYGVSMVVFALALRPRSNG from the coding sequence ATGACGACATTTGGAGAGCAGGGGCCGGATCTTGACAAGTTCAGGGGACGCTGGGGCTGGGTCATGGCCTTTGGCCTGCTGCTCGTGCTGCTGAGCCTTATTCTTCTCGGCAATCTTGTGGCGACGACCGTTGCCTCGGTGGTCTTCTTCGGCGCGATGCTGATTGTCGCCGGCGTCGTCCATCTCTTGCAGCTTTTCTACAACCGCTCCAAGGGGCATGTGGCCTTCTGGGTGATCTCGGGCCTGCTGTACGTACTGGCCGGCATCGTGCTGATGCGCAATCCGGTTCTGGCTTCCAGCCTGTTCACCATCATCGTCGGCGTTTCGCTGGCCGTTGCCGGCGGCTTCAGGCTTTACCTCGGCATGACCATGCGCCCGCTCAAGGGCTGGGGCTTCATGATCTTCTCCGGCCTGGTCCTGATCCTGGCCGCGGTCCTGATCGCCTCGAACTTCCCGCAGAACAGCCTGTGGCTGCTCGGCCTGTTCGTCGCGGCCGATTTCCTGGTCTACGGCGTGTCGATGGTGGTCTTCGCGCTTGCACTGCGTCCGCGCAGCAACGGCTGA
- the focA gene encoding formate transporter FocA, with protein MQHFNLDAFPPHVMAEKAEAAGIAKVNKDPLSLFVSAMMAGAFIGIAFIFYTVVTTGNGDIGWGANKFIGGLAFSLGLVLVVLTGADLFTSTVMTIIGKATGRITWAALARNWAMVYLGNFVGAVTLVMIMQAARHYEGDGGLLGLNYMHIAQHKLHHTFLQAVALGVMCNVLVCLGVWMTYAGRSATDKILAVILPVAMFVAAGFEHVVANMFQIPMAILTRTLAGPEFWAASGANPADFADLTWSNFVFANLVPVTIGNIIGGALFVGIAYWVIYLRPAVRNQAH; from the coding sequence ATGCAGCATTTCAATCTCGATGCCTTCCCGCCCCATGTCATGGCCGAAAAGGCCGAAGCGGCGGGGATCGCAAAGGTCAACAAGGATCCGCTCTCGCTTTTCGTCTCCGCGATGATGGCCGGCGCCTTCATCGGCATAGCCTTCATATTCTACACGGTCGTGACAACGGGAAATGGCGATATCGGCTGGGGCGCGAACAAGTTCATCGGCGGCCTCGCCTTCAGTCTCGGGCTGGTCCTCGTCGTGCTGACGGGCGCCGACCTGTTCACAAGCACCGTGATGACGATCATCGGCAAGGCGACCGGGCGGATCACCTGGGCCGCGCTCGCGCGCAATTGGGCGATGGTCTATCTCGGCAACTTCGTCGGCGCGGTCACGCTGGTGATGATCATGCAGGCCGCCCGGCACTATGAGGGCGATGGCGGGCTTCTTGGCCTCAATTACATGCATATCGCCCAGCACAAGCTGCACCACACCTTTCTGCAGGCGGTCGCGCTCGGCGTCATGTGCAACGTGCTTGTCTGTCTCGGCGTGTGGATGACCTATGCCGGCCGGTCGGCGACCGACAAGATCCTGGCCGTCATCCTGCCGGTCGCCATGTTTGTGGCCGCCGGGTTCGAACACGTCGTCGCCAACATGTTCCAGATCCCGATGGCGATCCTGACCAGGACGCTTGCCGGACCGGAGTTCTGGGCAGCCTCGGGCGCCAATCCGGCAGACTTTGCCGATCTGACCTGGAGCAATTTCGTGTTTGCCAATCTGGTCCCGGTCACCATCGGCAATATCATCGGCGGCGCGCTGTTCGTCGGGATCGCCTACTGGGTGATCTATCTGAGGCCGGCGGTGCGCAACCAGGCCCACTGA
- a CDS encoding glutathione S-transferase family protein yields the protein MLNIWGRATSSNVQAVMWTVGELGLDFERYDIGFRFGGNDTPDFLAMNPNGLIPVLKDGDDGEALFESAAICRYLAARYGSDAFWPKDPAARAHVDKWAEWAKLTVASAFTMPIFWAVVRTPAKDRAPEAIARALAAFDRLLGIAEAELEKHAFLAGDSFTLADIMFGHILYRYHTMEIDRPARPAVEAYYAAMTERPAYRDHVMVSYDSLRP from the coding sequence ATGCTGAATATCTGGGGACGCGCGACATCATCCAATGTCCAGGCGGTGATGTGGACCGTCGGCGAGCTCGGCCTCGATTTCGAGCGCTATGACATCGGCTTCAGGTTCGGCGGCAACGATACCCCGGACTTCCTCGCGATGAACCCGAACGGACTGATCCCGGTCCTGAAGGACGGCGATGACGGCGAGGCGCTGTTCGAATCGGCCGCCATCTGCCGCTATCTTGCGGCCCGCTATGGCAGCGACGCCTTCTGGCCGAAGGACCCCGCGGCGCGCGCCCATGTCGACAAATGGGCCGAGTGGGCAAAACTCACCGTCGCATCCGCCTTCACCATGCCGATCTTCTGGGCCGTGGTGCGCACGCCGGCGAAGGACCGCGCCCCGGAGGCGATTGCGCGCGCGCTCGCCGCCTTCGACCGGCTTCTGGGCATCGCCGAGGCCGAACTCGAGAAGCACGCCTTCCTTGCCGGCGACAGCTTCACGCTGGCCGACATCATGTTCGGCCACATTCTCTACCGCTACCATACGATGGAGATCGACCGTCCCGCGCGGCCGGCCGTCGAGGCCTATTACGCGGCGATGACCGAACGCCCGGCCTATCGCGACCATGTGATGGTCTCTTATGACAGCCTGCGTCCGTAG